A region of the Culex quinquefasciatus strain JHB chromosome 1, VPISU_Cqui_1.0_pri_paternal, whole genome shotgun sequence genome:
CACAGCTAGTGCAGATGTCCACCGGAGACGGTGCCAAGCTCGTCCGGGACGCGTTCGAACTTCCTACACGCGTCTACGCTGCAGACGCATCTAACTGTTGCATATGCATTGAATTTGCCTGTTGAACATTGAAGTCGCCttgtattttatttgtatttgtgatttaagctttatttttttttgtattgttaaatATGATGAAAAAACAACAATATTGAATATTGCCGTTAACATCGCATGCTCCTCCCTAAGAATGATTCCGAATCGTACAAGAATAACAATGTTCACAATACCCCTCAACAGCACCGAGCCCGATTCCGTTCACGGGTCAGATTGGCCAGGAGCTGAAGATGCACCCCGCTCGTGCAATCGAATTCAAAAGCAAACAAGTAGTGAATAtttataaatcaaaaatcacatttatttattattttccctGGTTTCCACCCTTAAATAATGAACCCGTGGTGCACGGGTTCACTTCTAAATAATTTAGATGTATTTACTCCAAAATCGCCTCACATTTTTTCCTCTTTCGTTGGCCGGATCTCGCTCGCTTCGCTGTCAGGATGAACTCCCTGAGTTAGGCTGTTATTCTGGCCGTTTCCGTTGACTTCGACGTTGATGACCGATCATGCGCTTCGggccttgcaaaaaaacatacGTATGTCGCGGAATTTGATACCCGCCGTCCCGTTCAATAGAAGACATTTATCCTCCGGGATCGGCGGTGTCACGGGACAAGAAACCTGCTGTGGATGAACTGGTTGAGGAGAACTGCTTCTGCTTTTGCCACGGCTTTTCCGATGGCGAGGGCGTCGTGGAACCCGTAACTGGTTGGTCTGCAGAGCGGTCCCATccgaattttgatcaaaaatttacacaacGCAACATTCttaagggaccattcataaaccacgtggacactttttgggaatctcgaacccccttcgtggacaattgtccatacaaaaaaatcttttgtatggagcgtggacaatcgccataccctccccctcctaaagtgtccacgtggtttatggatggtccctaaaagtGACATTTGCCAATGACGTTTAGAAACGTCAAAACCACACTGATCAAAATTCCTTTTGAAATTGTCTCGTCATTCTTCGTGCATCCATATTTACCTCGATATTTACGGTATTTACGTAAATTTACCGGAGTTAATCCGAATGCGCTACGGATGAAGCATGTGCCCAACCCcgtgccattttgacagtattggccacaacctggagtggccggtgccctcagggaagatctcccgggaggacatttaccgaaccatgcgattttgggcaatatgggtatcaaacttcttggttttcaatactggtaattaaaatggccatttgacagtattggccacaacctggagtggccggtgccctcagggaggttctcccgggaggacatttaccgaaccatacgattttgtgcaatattggtatcaaaattcatgtttttcaataccggtaatgaaaatgaccatttttcgttggcgctgaaaagcgtcattttgttaaattgcagcagaagttgatttttgtggccatcttctcgagcgtccatccaagtaggccttgtttttctccttcgacgtcgttttggcagcaatttcacgcacacgctggcgtgtttcttcttctcggagcccgctcttgatttcctccagtcgttgatttttttccgctgctgctgctgctgctacgatgttgtcggtactgccttcacgactccacggcaaaacataacagccaatcagagagcggaaagattttttgcgtgggtcaaagcacgcgcttgcttgttcaaggccaactgcgatcgaTTGACCGTGGACAattgcaagcgaaaattgtttatattcgtaaatttttgtaaaatgtaaattttgggggaaatatttaaattaatttaaacgccaagcgtcaaaagctttaaaaatgcaccaaaatcatttgaaacaataactctttcgtgaatttttcgttggcgctgaaaagcgccattttgttaaattgcagcagaagttgatttttgttgccatcttctcgagcgtccatccaagtaggccttgtttttctccttcgacgtcgttttggcagtaatttcacgcacacgctggcgtgtttcttcttctcggagcttgctcttgatttcctccagtcgttgattttttccgctgctgctgctgctgctgctacgatgttgtcggttcgaacgatgacgatggaatgaaaatcgttggcaaaaatgctgcctttACAACTTCCCATTCCCACCAGTgcacagggttaccaggtcaaaatttgaaaaatctggcaaagtatcttttaaaaatctggaaaaatctggcagacgaaaatctaacaaatttgaatggtgaaggggagggaggatataaacaaattcaaaagtttgtagaGTTTAACTGGTTTAACTGATTTTATGGccacaaaaatgttgaatttgcattttatttaagaaatacacattctattttcaattatattcgttcattttaattaaaaaatgttcaaaatgggtataaagtgaaaaatctggcaaaatctgtcaatatctggcacagagaagggtaaatctttattctggcagacacttgaaaaatctggcattcccagatttatctggcaacctggcaaccctgccagtGCATCAAAAATCGAATGACGTAGGAATGAGATAACCGGCGCAAAGGGGCGGGACATCCGTCTCCATTCTAAGCCAATATAACCCCGCTCCGTCAACCCTTGGAAATCATTCTATCGTTGGACGCCGAGGAGTAAACAACAATCTACTTCTGGACctgaagcagatggcctggaggcccAGAAGCAGTTGGCCGAAAAGTAGCTAGCCCGGAGCTAGGAGCAGACCAAGCGGAGGCAGGCCAGCCAGAATAATTCAGAGCCACTGGAATATTCTGGCCACAAGACCCGAAGTGGCCAGATTCCTCCGGGGTGTTCCGATGGAAGGCCATACGAGACTggacaacatgggtatcaaacttcttggattttgatactggtgatgaaaatggccaatttgacagtattggctacaacctggagtggccggtgccctcagggaggctctcccgggaggacatttaccggtttcatggtttttgatattggtaatgaaaatggcaatttagaAAAAGTTGGCCAAAAGCTGCAGTGGCCGGTTTCCTAAAGGAAAGTTTTCCCGGGAAGACATCTATTGAACCAACGAGTTGTAACAATCACAACTCATGGTTTACAATACTGGCCATTTCGAAAAAGGTGGCAACAATCTGGAGAGGCCGCTACCTCACGATtgttccgattgggggacaAACATCGAATTATAGAGATATCATGGTTTTTTAATACGGAGCTTAAAGAGAAATTAAACGAAAATATAAATCCAATAATGTTTTGATTATATCTGACgcataattcaacaaaattgcttaattttaaaagcttttttgctaagttctttgtcatactggtcatgtgtaacataaccacctgcaccttttttttctaaatttcagcacACAAGAATCTACAAAGATCTGCCATTCTATATAAAgcactttgtgttttttttttcagttttagattaaCTTGAAAAAACACTATCAGAATCCTGAAGGAACCTGAACGGGTATTCTGCTTGGGTGGATGAAATATGTATGAAAGGCGAATCGAAGGcgggccaaggcggttggggcattttgggcggatcgggggcgaaccgctggcggaccatcttacaggggcggtcgaaccgtatatgaaaggcgggtcgagggcgagccacggcggttggggctttttaggcggatgaactttctatgggaggcgtatcgagggcaacccgctggcggaccaacctacaggggcggttgaaccatacaaaacggcgtatgtggggcggatgaacggcgggtgaaacatttcaaggcaaacctgggcgaccccggggcgagtcgctggcggaccaacgtcacgataaaaaaactgatcgtgcgccaaattgttgcaaattttatccgccagcgggtcgcccgaGGTCCGCCAAATCAAAAGCTGGCGGATCGCCAGAGCGGTTTGGCGGTCCGCCAGCGAACCGCCGGCGGGCTGCCTAGTCAATGTGGGCGGGTTTGTATTGgcatgtttgggctgcgcttcggcatcagctcaccaggcagcgttggcgtcgccgtgatttggtggtttgatgaaggacgatggatttcaatagagttatctaagcccgagctcacgcacactagcaccccatttgttttgctggcgggtacaaaatttaacctcaatctttttcgtgtacgtacacgcaatacatgcgcacgtagataactctataataatttgtatggagagtcacgtctgtttgtctgtggtatgagtgtcgtcgagcgacggagtggGCCAATGTTTTCacgaccttcaaaacagcattttaagttttcatacgaccttttcatatgttaagctagatttttgaaacttcttactatttttcttaaatagccaaactaatcacctttcttttgcgtctaaaacagctaaaattggatgaaatggtgcggagatacgatttattgaaaaaagtggtttttgagaaaatcgacgaaaattgacatttttcggaccaccctaacacggcgtaggtcaccctaatggccaaacgaaaaaatacgggtctaatctcggatgaatctttattctggctgacacttgaaaaatctggcattcccagatttatctggcaacctggcaaccctggagACAAGGCAAAAATTGCTGAAGCtctcagccaatcagcagccgggatttttcctgcattaatttttttgttttcatctttacttttgaatactttaacaaaATTGTATCAACTATGTGATCTGCTAtctacttgcaatttaagacttcccctttcgtttggtggataaagcatACAGATTTCTTGAATggggtggaagatataagcgtttaaacaattgggtcctaaaatgaagcttagattgctgatattattgttcacagcgataaagcttatttttctgagtacaatgaccctttgtacgaccacaaagagtttaaaatggattttaaaatcaattttgaataattaacctcgcgatccttcttgacagaaaagctcctacttgacagctcgttccaaggggaccatagttgatccatcgaataaatgttgtcttgtcaatattttttttgcattaaaattaaagaaaagtgatcagaaatggtttttaatcgtgttttttaccattgtacataaaaatttacatagggctttagtacccaattacaaAAATCGTTAAACTTTCGCTtctcgaaattttggattgaaatCCGTAGACAGtgcagtgcccttaggacaaagttctttgtcaaaagctTAGATTTAATCTGGtgttaaaattctaaagtttctTCTACAGCTGCGAATTTGACATGATGCAGACTGTGATTCAGATATAATACAGATTCTggggaaaaaataagaaatctggCATCGTTTTACCGACAACAGAAACTGGAACTGTCAGCGAGGATGACGTGTTGACGTTTATTTTTCACCTCTGCGCTGGACGTACGATTCCGTTTGATCTTCGCTGCCGGCCATTTCTGTTCCGTTTCTGCTGGACAAAagaagctttttgaaaatccGACAGAAAACTTTAGTGATTCGACCTTCAGAGCGTCCGAACCAcgaccaccatggcagccggaAGCCGCGTTTGGCTGCCGCTGCTTTTGTTTACGCTGTGTTGTCTCTACCAGCGGACGGTCAGCGTCGACCGGAACAACTTTAAAACCTGCGAACAGAGCAGCTTCTGCCGGTGAGTGGTCAATTGGTGTGTTTTGGTGTTGCAGCTGAtgaatttgagtgtttttttttgcaggcgaCTCCGCCACACGGAACCGGCCGTGAGCAAGTTTGTGGTGCTGCCGGAAACGCTGCAAACATACAAGCACTACATTCTGCTGGACCTGCAGCACTCGGAATCGAAGCACCTGTTTGTGCTGAAGTTGGCCGCCGTTCGGGGAGGAATTTTCCACTTCCAGATCGACGAGAAGAGTCCGCTGAGCGAGCGATACCGCATGCTGGATGCGCTGGCCAAGGAACCGGAGTATGTAAATGTTAAGGTTGAAGGAGGTTCGTCGGGATCGACGATTACCGTTGCGGCGGACGGTGGAACCAGCCGGGCGGTGGTGACGTTGGCTCCGTTCAAGATTGACTTCTACAACGGAGACAAGCTGGTCGTGGCTGCGAAttccaagggaatgatggagTACGAGCAGCTGCGACGGAAGGAAACCAAGCCGGAAGCTCCGCTGGAGGAGGAAGGTCAAGAGGGACAGGGAAATGAGGTGCAAGAAGTGGTAAGTGGGAAAGATTTTTGTTCTTGTGGGGATGtgctgaacaagatttttttttcagaaggaaGATCCAGGCGCGTGGGAAGAAAACTTCAAAGGACATCACGACTCGAAGCCAAACGGACCGGAAGGTCTCGCGATGGACTTCAGTTTCCCACAAGCAAAGGTTCTGTACGGTATTCCGGAGCACGCTGACTCTTTCGCTCTGAAGCACACCGTCGGCAAGACAGATCCGTACCGACTTTACAACCTGGACGTGTTTGAGTACGAACTGGATAACGGAATGGCCCTGTACGGAGCGGTTCCTGTGATCTACGGCACAGGGCCATCTTCTACGGCCGGAGTCTACTGGCAAAATGCCGCCGAAACGTGGGTGGACATTTTCGCTCCCGAGCAGGAGAAGAACGTCATGTCATCGATCGTGAAACTAGTTTCCGGTTCGTCCGATGAGGAACCGCCGGTGGCTAACTTTATCTCCGAAAGTGGAATCGTCGACGTGTTTATCTTGACCGGCCCGTCTCCGCTGGAAGCGTTCCGACAATACACCGAGCTTACTGGAACGGCTCCCCTTCCGCAGATGTATGCCATCGCTTATCACCAGTGCCGCTGGAACTACAACGACGAGCAGGACGTGACCACGGTTTCGGCCAAGTTCGACGAGCACGACATCCCGATGGACACCATGTGGCTCGACATCGAGTACACCGAGGGTAAGAAGTACTTCACCTGGGATCACCACAAGTTCCCCATCCGCTGGAGATGATCCGCAATCTGACGGAACGTGGCCGCCACCTGACCGTCATCATCGATCCGCACATAAAGCGTGACGGCAGCTACTTCTTCCACAACGATTGCACCGACCGTGGCTACTACGTGAAGAACAAGGACGGCAACATCTACGAGGGTTGGTGCTGGCCCGGGGCCGCCAGCTACGCGGACTTTTTCAACCCGGAAGTGCGCAAGTACTACGCCGACCAGTATCTACTGGAGAACTTTAAGGAATCCACCGCCGAGGTGGGCATCTGGAACGACATGAACGAACCGTCGGTGTTCAACGGGCCGGAAATTACCATGCTGAAGGACAACCTGCACCACGGCGGGTGGGAACATCGCGACGTGCACAACCTGTACGGCCACATGCACATAATGGCCACGTACGACGGGCTGATTCGGCGGAGCGAAGGTGAGTTATCGTAAAGACGAAGCTTCTTGTACAGACGCGTAGGAAGTGAGGAATCAGATGGACGTAGGCATCCTCAGCCAACTGATTAGTGTACAAGTAAAAGAGAATGGCTGCAAAGGAGGTTATGATATGGAGGAAGCAGGCAACGTTTAAAAGCTACCTTCGAATTTGCTGAAGTTAACATAATGAGAAGTTCAATCATGTGTTTTTCTTTACCGAATTATTTAAGCAGGACGACTTTTCTAAATTATCACAAGAGAAAATTTAAGATTATTGTAAGATTTATTTCTTATTTcgttttcttgaaatatttttcttgtCGCTAAATTTGGTTCTGTCTACAGACTTCTTGGACATTCTTCAAAGTTACAATCAGCCAACGCCGGATGGTATGAAAAAAGCTTGAGCTTTAATgttatttacacatttttctgtgCCGTTGTTCTGCACTGTACCGGTCTCATTGTAATTTCAAAAGCAACTCTCATACAACTCTCCCTTTTTCTAGGTGCCCTTCGTCCATTCATCCTCTCCCGGTCTCATTTTGCTGGCAGTCAAAGGTACGCGGCCGTCTGGACCGGTGACAACATGGCCGACTGGGGCCACCTGCAGGCCTCGATCAAGATGTGCCTGTCGCTGTCCGTGGCGGGAATCAGCTTCTGCGGTGCCGACGTCGGTGGGTTCTTCGGCAATCCGGACGGTGAGATGTTCTACCGGTGGTACCAGATCGGCGCTTTCCAGCCGTTCTTCCGGTCGCACGCCCACATCGATACGAAACGGCGCGAACCGTGGCTGTTCCCCGAGGACGTCAAGCTGATTATCCGCGATGCCATCCGGAAGCGGTACCGACTGCTGCCACTGTGGTACACCATGTTCTACGAGCACGAACGCTCCGGCCTGCCCATCATGCGTCCGATGTTGGCCCAATATCCGGCTGACACGAAAGCCTACGCCATCGACAGTCAGTTTCTGCTCTCTGATAAGCTGCTCGTCGCTCCGGTGCTGAAGGCGGGCCAGACCAAGGTCGACGTGTACTTCCCGGCGAAGGAAAATGGCGAAGCGGACCTGTGGTACGATGTGGACAACCATCGGAAGTACTCCTCCGTTGGATATGAAACGCTCTCCGTCGATAGCTACAAGGTGCCCGTGTTCCAGCGAGGTGGCACCATCGTCCCACGCAAGGAACGAATCCGTCGTGCGTCAACGCTGATGAAGGACGATCCGTACACGCTTGTGGTGGCCGTGAACAAGAATGGCGTGGCCAAGGGAACGCTCTATATTGACGATGAAACCAGCTTCGAGTATCGCTCCGGAAAGTACCTCTATCTGGAGTTTGAGTTCAAGGATGGCGTTCTTAGTTCAAGAAAAATCGACACAACCGCCAGCTACCCCACCAAGAGCTGGCTGGAGCGAGTGGTTCTGGTTGGCCTCTCGAAGGCACCGAAGTCGGCCACCCAGCACCTGTCTAGCGGGGAATCCTCCGAGCTGGACGTTTACGCCGATGAGGGCGGTGCGTTTGTAGTCCGCAAGCCGGGCGCATCGATGCAGGACAGCTGGTCGATCAAGCTGAAGTACTGAAAGTAAACACATTCATCGTGCGTTCGTTGGAAGGCAAAATAAAAAGTCATTTTAGTGCGAGAAGCTGTGAAGTGAAAtttagaaggaaaaaaaaatgtgaaaaaacatttgttttaatttttggatgatCAACGATCAATAATGTCGCTTGCTCACTTGTGGCGTAGAGTGACTTAAATTTCACTTGAATGTAGacaaattcatcaaataaagTTGCActaagcaaaaaaacaaacctaAATTGATTCATCTTACTTCTTTTTTCTGCATTGAAAGAATACTTTAGTTATGTACTAGTTGTCAAAACTGCTTTTAAAAACTCGAGGCGTGGAATTAAAATGGCGGTCATATCGCTTCGAaatcttcagaaaaaaaatgttttctggtACGGGAAGGTCCGCCATATTGATTCCCCGACTCGAGTTTTCAAAAgcagtttttaagaaaatgccGTAAGTTAAAagagttttgtttgtttcagaCGAGAAAAAGGACGATACTGTCGATTAAGTTGAGGGTAACCTTGCCGGTAGCTCTGTTGTTCTCAAGCTTCCTGATCTCCCTCTCCAtcgtctccagatcaggtgtTTAAAAGTTGTTTGAAGTTGCTAAGACGTTTTTTAATGATCGACGTCCAGTTTTACCTTAAGATCGTTTCAAACAATCGACCAACAGAATCGATCTACCGATGTTCTACTGCAGTACACCGCTTCAAATCGACAAACGGTGCAATTTAACGGTGTTGCCGACCACTCCCAGCGCTACTCATTTTGACAGTTCTACGCGctcaaaagaaaacaaaaacatttttccccTCGACGACGTCTTGCGTGGTTCGCGAGTGTTTTCAATCACGTCCCGTTTTCCAGCCTTGATTTTCACCTTTTCCGAATCGAATTTACTAGATTTTTGGTGTAAGTTGTAATGGAGAGTGCAGCACAACCGGATCCGGCGCAGTCGGAAGAGCAGCCAGCGGAGGAAGAGTCACGCGAGCAGGAACGGAAGGAGCTGGAGGGTTTCGTCGCCGAGCAGGCGGCCAAGTTCGAGCAGAAAGCGGCCCTGCGGTCGCAGAATGTGGCCCCGGAACGGCCACCGGAGTCGTTCTTTACCCGGTGTGACTCGAGCTTGAAGAAGAACACGGCGTTCGTGAAGAAGTTGAAGCAATTTACTGCGTCTCAGCTGGAGGGATTGCTAAAGGACATGGCCGGGTTGAATTTGACCAAGTACATCTCGGAGGTCAGCGCGGCGATCGTGGAGGCCAAGCTGAAGATGAGCGATGTGGGTCCGGCGTTGACGCTGTGCAGCAAGTTGCACCAGACGTACGGGGATTTCAGCGGAAGTTTGTTCGAGAATTGGCAAAAAGTGCTGCACGTGAAGGCCGGGGAGAAAATCGGGAATCCGAGCAAGATGCGAGTGGACTTGCGGTTCTACGGGGAGTTGATCAGCGTGGGGATCTTTACGAACAAAGTGGGGCTGCCGCTGCTGGGGCTTTGCTTGACGGCGTTGATTTCCCAGGACAAGGAGGAGCACAGCAACCTGTCGattattttgtctttttgtcgtCACTGTGGCGATGAATACGCCGGGCTTGTTCCGAAAAAGATGTTGGAGCTGGCCAAAAAGCACTCGGTGACGGTTCCCAGCTCAAACTTGCTGCCCAGTGATAAGCAGCAGAATTTGCGGAACTTGCTAAAAGATTACTACCAAACGCTGTTTGAACACCTCAAGAACGAACACAAACAGTTGCAGTATGCGGAAAAGTCCCGCCGGAGGATGCTGGAATCGAAGGGAGAGGTGTCCAACGACAAGAAGGAGCAAATCGAAATGCTGCAAAACAATTACGAAAAGCTGCTCTCCTCGACGCAAACGATGGCCGATTTGCTGAACGAGAGCCTTCCGGAACTCACGGTCGAGGTGGAAGTCTGTCCAACCGAAGGCACCGTAATCGACAACATCGGCGACGAGCAGTTTGCCAACCTGGATCCGTGGGGCGACGAAGACACGCGCAATTTTTACGTTAACTTGCCCGATTTGCGTCAATTTCTACCCAACTATTGTGGCAAAAAAGAAGAAATACTTCCGGACGAACCGGCAATTACGGAGGAAGTGCTGGACATGGAGGAAGTCGAACCGGACACCGAAGCCGAAGTCGAACTTCCGCCGGAACTGGCCGAAGCCGCAGCTGTCGACGTGGACGCCGAGGAACCGACGACGGCGCCGAGCACGCCGCATCACCACGCAAACCGCGAGTACTTTGAGGCGTTCATTGCCAACATGCAAAATTGCGTCAACACCGAGCTGATCGATTCGGCCGCGATCGACTTTTTGCTGAACTTGAACACGAAAAACAACCGCAAACGGATCGTGAAGACGCTGTTTGGCGTGCAGCGGACGCGGTTGGATCTGCTGCCGATGTACGCGCGTTTTGTGGCGATCGTGAATTTGGTATCGCCGGATGTGGCCGTCGATTTGAGCCAGATGTTGAAGGTGGACTTCAAGTATCAGATCAAGAAAAAGGACCAGATCAACATTGAGACCAAGATCAAGGTGGTGCGGTACATCGGAGAGTTGGTCAAGTTTGGGATCTACAACAAGATTGAGGCGCTGTTTTGTTTGAAGTGTTTACTGCACAATTTTCAGCACCATCACATCGAAATGACGTGCGCGTTTCTGGAGGTTTGCGGCGTTTACTTGTACAATTGCAGGTGAGTTGAATtactaaattgatttaaaaaaatagtttgaaaggTGTACTTGTTTATGTTACACAGAAAGAACATTGCAATAGAATGTTTAATATACACAGATGTTTTTTTCTGCATAACCGTGTCTTACGTTGGGTCTTCTCCTATTTCGTAAAAAGTCCATGTAGGGGGAGAGGGCCTGATATGCACCCCTAAggaaaaactgtgatttctcaaccattacagcattactgtggaagaattttgttcgatgttcttaaacaactattattcttcgtcatccatgtgaaaaaagtcctAAAAAACCTCaacattgttcgaaaatatcaaatttctaaaaacttttctgattcatttcaaacaaccatgcggggcaatatgcaccgcaacattggggcaaagtGCACTTCAAAAACGGGGCagaatgcaccacaacatggggcaaaatgcaccgggtaaaagcagttttcactagtcaccattgcagaatatttgattaaaatgcattttttgatgtttttggactcatctgtctataaaataatgaagattatggcaaaaactatatacttCAACACTTACAaaatcaataaatgctttttatattgaccaaaattaaataatta
Encoded here:
- the LOC6041844 gene encoding regulator of nonsense transcripts 2 → MESAAQPDPAQSEEQPAEEESREQERKELEGFVAEQAAKFEQKAALRSQNVAPERPPESFFTRCDSSLKKNTAFVKKLKQFTASQLEGLLKDMAGLNLTKYISEVSAAIVEAKLKMSDVGPALTLCSKLHQTYGDFSGSLFENWQKVLHVKAGEKIGNPSKMRVDLRFYGELISVGIFTNKVGLPLLGLCLTALISQDKEEHSNLSIILSFCRHCGDEYAGLVPKKMLELAKKHSVTVPSSNLLPSDKQQNLRNLLKDYYQTLFEHLKNEHKQLQYAEKSRRRMLESKGEVSNDKKEQIEMLQNNYEKLLSSTQTMADLLNESLPELTVEVEVCPTEGTVIDNIGDEQFANLDPWGDEDTRNFYVNLPDLRQFLPNYCGKKEEILPDEPAITEEVLDMEEVEPDTEAEVELPPELAEAAAVDVDAEEPTTAPSTPHHHANREYFEAFIANMQNCVNTELIDSAAIDFLLNLNTKNNRKRIVKTLFGVQRTRLDLLPMYARFVAIVNLVSPDVAVDLSQMLKVDFKYQIKKKDQINIETKIKVVRYIGELVKFGIYNKIEALFCLKCLLHNFQHHHIEMTCAFLEVCGVYLYNCRDTRLRTNVYLEQMMRLKTNTTMDSRHAQQVDTAYYLVKQPEGMRIQRKIRPLIHTYIRHLVFEELNKANVDKMIKLLRRLNWEDRDTHDYAVKCLAKAYSIRYHLIRSLADLVSGLSSYQEKAVVKVIDAVFEDIRAGLEIHDTKLAQRRIAMAKYLGELYNYRLVESGNVLNTLYSIISLGVSFSHEVPSEVDPPGSLFRLKLVCVLLDTCGQYFTSASSRKRLDYFLIFFQNYYWFKKSDPIFTSDTEKDLFPILIDHMYKECFKNLRPKLKLYTSYDVAKEAVEAIRKKLYPDLFNAKDDDTGTTGGLKPIQETDTDKDDTVTEDCTSEAFGDSEDDDEDDGKPRTARDEDDEELGDDDDDEDDDLNADLEALAKPAAPEKTFEDMEFEKEFERMATESFLERLKEPAKVNTKDIPVPITMRSSGTKKTYEQLQDKDKDKSDSVPFVLMVRGKGKQQQYKTFEAPSDSQLAIYLKDQEQKIKEENDSVKRLTLNITERLEEEDYQESLLQSQRSPASNKIRIAKPPKFKHPKGAPDVDAIFH
- the LOC6041843 gene encoding LOW QUALITY PROTEIN: neutral alpha-glucosidase AB (The sequence of the model RefSeq protein was modified relative to this genomic sequence to represent the inferred CDS: inserted 1 base in 1 codon): MAAGSRVWLPLLLFTLCCLYQRTVSVDRNNFKTCEQSSFCRRLRHTEPAVSKFVVLPETLQTYKHYILLDLQHSESKHLFVLKLAAVRGGIFHFQIDEKSPLSERYRMLDALAKEPEYVNVKVEGGSSGSTITVAADGGTSRAVVTLAPFKIDFYNGDKLVVAANSKGMMEYEQLRRKETKPEAPLEEEGQEGQGNEVQEVKEDPGAWEENFKGHHDSKPNGPEGLAMDFSFPQAKVLYGIPEHADSFALKHTVGKTDPYRLYNLDVFEYELDNGMALYGAVPVIYGTGPSSTAGVYWQNAAETWVDIFAPEQEKNVMSSIVKLVSGSSDEEPPVANFISESGIVDVFILTGPSPLEAFRQYTELTGTAPLPQMYAIAYHQCRWNYNDEQDVTTVSAKFDEHDIPMDTMWLDIEYTEGKKYFTWDHHKXPHPLEMIRNLTERGRHLTVIIDPHIKRDGSYFFHNDCTDRGYYVKNKDGNIYEGWCWPGAASYADFFNPEVRKYYADQYLLENFKESTAEVGIWNDMNEPSVFNGPEITMLKDNLHHGGWEHRDVHNLYGHMHIMATYDGLIRRSEGALRPFILSRSHFAGSQRYAAVWTGDNMADWGHLQASIKMCLSLSVAGISFCGADVGGFFGNPDGEMFYRWYQIGAFQPFFRSHAHIDTKRREPWLFPEDVKLIIRDAIRKRYRLLPLWYTMFYEHERSGLPIMRPMLAQYPADTKAYAIDSQFLLSDKLLVAPVLKAGQTKVDVYFPAKENGEADLWYDVDNHRKYSSVGYETLSVDSYKVPVFQRGGTIVPRKERIRRASTLMKDDPYTLVVAVNKNGVAKGTLYIDDETSFEYRSGKYLYLEFEFKDGVLSSRKIDTTASYPTKSWLERVVLVGLSKAPKSATQHLSSGESSELDVYADEGGAFVVRKPGASMQDSWSIKLKY